Genomic window (Falco cherrug isolate bFalChe1 chromosome 4, bFalChe1.pri, whole genome shotgun sequence):
CGGGGGCCCCCGCGCCGCGGCGTGCGTGCCCGGCGCACGCGcgctgcaggagcagcatggCGGCGCGCCGGGTGCGGGCCGTGGCGCGCCAGGGGCGCGGAGGAGGCGAGCTCCTGCCCGCCGGCCGCCTGGGGGAGGGCGGCAGGGGAAGCTTCAGCCGCCCGCTGCGTTAGGCTCCCGATCCGCTGGCGGCGAGCCATGGCCGGGGGCTGAGGGGACGGAGGAGAGGAAGCAGGAAGCCGCCCCCCGGGCGCGGGTGCCGGCGCCGGGCGCCTCCCCAGCTCGCCAGACCCGCCGAGcctgccgctgcccccgccgcaGCATCGCCCCCGCAGCCgggccccagccccaggtgcccccggcgctgccgTGGCGGCGGCCAGCCGGCCCCCCGCTGCCGCTTGCGAAGGTCCTGCGGCAGGAgcggctccgggcagggccgAGCGGCGACGGTCACGGTCACTTGTGCTTCTGTCCCTCTGCCGGGGGCCGCGCTGAGGCCGCCGCGGGCTGCGCCGCCTGGGGCTGGCGGGGGTTGTCCCTGCTCGGCCTCGCCCCCCGCGGCGCGGGTGCGGGAGGGGACCGGGGGGCACGGCCCggctgtgggcaggagctgggccgGCCGGGGAAAGGCGGAGAAGGAATCCGAGGGCAGGCGGGCAGCGGCTGCCTCCTGCTGCGGGCACAGAGAGCCTGgccctgcggggggggggggggggaccagccccgcagcccgcaGCAGCCGGGTGCCAGCGTGCACAGCGGGGTCCGTGTGTCACCCACAGCCTGGGGCGGCCCCCGGTGCGCGAGGGAGCGACGCGCCGTGTCCGGGAGGCCGCGTCTTGCGAGGAAGAGCTGTGAGACACCCGGGGGTggccgggggtgggggagccGAGCGGCCGGCGCTctgcgggagggagggaggagagagggggaaaggcGCGTCTGAACTGTCACATTTTCACAGCGGTACTAAAAGCGAGAGCTGTGGTGAGTCCTGGGTCCGTGGGACCCTGTCTCCCCTCTTGTGcgtcccagccccccccccgcccttccTCTGGCCCCAcctttttcctgtgctgctgtgatattgtgtgtgtgtatgtgatgGGGTGACCTGGGCTGGACCGAAGCTGCTCTTACTGCTCCCCCTTCTCTACTGGACAGGgcagagaaaatgtaacaaaaagcTTGCAAGTCGGCGTAAGGATGGGGAGATCATTCTGCCATTACCTTCATAGGCAAAACAGGCTGAACTTGGGGAAATGAGTGCAATTTATCAGAAGTCAAATCAGAGCAGGAAAATGAGCAGCAAATCTTcaaaacaccttccctccagCTCTCACTTCTACCGGGCTTAATTTACTCCCAATTTCCCACTCTCCTCTGCGCAGGGGGACCGGGAACGGCAGCTGCGGTCAGTTGATCACAcattgtttcttcctctttttcctccacctcctccccaaaccTTGCCATACAACCCCATGTTTTGATTCCCTGTAGCTCTCCATCCTGTTCTTCTGtcctgctccctcttcccttctgcctttATCTCTCATTCTGCAGCTCCCTTTTCTTTTACTCTCTCCTCCATTGTCCtactccctctccttctccccttcttttcattctccgtctctgtcctgcagctcagggctggTTTTCCCTTTACGTCTCTGTCCTTATGTGTATCCATCTCTTTTAAGGTTTTCTCGCTGCCCCCGCCCGCCTGTCTCCCCCTAGTTTCTCTGGTCTATTCCCTGtcattcttttcctctctgcaccTGTATGTGCTGCTCAGGGTCCAGGGAGATGTCTGGAGGCAGGGGGCACCTCAGGAAGGTCTGTGTCCAGACAGGCACTTACTACTGTAGAATTCCTGACTTCCCCCAGGCACGGGAATCTCCCAAGGCAACACCACAACTGACCTTTTCTTGGTGGTTTTTAAAGGTGACACTGTGAAAGGATGGGGTAAGAAAACCTAGTGCCCTGAGCACATCATGTCCAGGGAAACATGTTGCCTATACACCTTCATTTAGGAGGAGGACAGGTGAGTACGTTAGGTGTTGTTTCAGTGCAGCTGTGCTTTTATTAAGaggattaattttctctttgttgttgAGAGTTAGGGGTTGCTTTTTTCTGAGAATTCTGCCTGTCTGTTCAACAATCATTGATCTGGTGCGTGCTTTTCCCTTGAAGAAAAAGGACCACGTCTCGATCTGATTTATTCACTGTAGCTCTCTCCGTTGTAGAATAAATTTCTCACCATAAGGCTCTGGTGCTTCCCAACGGCGGCTTGGTTGTCTACATAATGTATCTGTAGTCCCGTCTCAAGGAACATGTTAATGGTGTTAGGAATTATAAATAAGGTAGCTTCCTGCAGTATGAAGACAGTGTGTGGGCTTTGAAACCTTTGGGTAGGACAGGAGGAGGTTGCCACCCTGGGTCAGTCATGAGTGTTGGCATGTATTGTCTGACCTAGGGTTGATGTCTGTCACCACTTTAGCTCTGGAATTACTCTGAGACCCAGGGAACTCCAGTTCCCTTAAGCTGCAACCTTGGAGCTTTTCCAAGCAGTGGGATGAAATTCCTGCCACAAGCTCTAAGGCACCTTAAGGAGAAGGGGGCACAGTTTGAGTTTTCCTCCATGTAGGCGTCAGGGAGGTACAGTTCTGAGCTTAGTACTGGCCGCTACTAGGAGACGCTTTCAAGTGATCTGAGTGCAGCTCTGGCCACCCAAAGCTGGACAGGGTTGGCAAATGCTGATGTAGAGTTTTGGTGGTAAACTTGACCAGCCTGTCTTAACGAGCAGGCATGTTCTTTGTTCACAAGCACTGTTTAGTCCCACGTAGGCTTCCTGAAAGTTTGAAGGGCCGTGGTCACATCATCCCTTGGTCACACACAAGGAACGGTTGCCTGtgcatatttgctttttaaggaGTGTGCTGtggttgtattttctctctttggcCTTGCATTTGGGAAATAATGTAACAGTTACAGCTCAGCTGAAGGAGCGCAATACCTGATGTGGCAGAGAAGGAGACGTGCTCTACTAATTTTTTGATGTGCATCAGTTTGACCCCAAAATGACATTGTGTCAAAGCTTGTGGCCAGGTTCCGCTGTAGATGTTGACTTGGGGTATGAATGGCTCCAGGTGTGCTTTAGGAGAGCTCTGTTGGTGTAGGTGTGCTGAGCAATTgttctgctgtgtgtgcagctgttCTGGTTTAGCTTCCAGGTGTGAGCACGCAAAAGAAAACTCACAAGTGTGGTCAGCCTTGCTGTAAAATCAGAACAGTTTCTGGTGGCCTGGATATCTGAGAGCCTCCTGAACATTTCAGGCAGGCCAAGCATTGTGCCCCAGTGTGTCTGAGagtccacagctctgcagttccCTAGAGGGGCAGTACAGGTAAGGTTGTAAGATCCCAGAGCTCTTTGCAAGTTACACTAATGGAGCTTCTTTGGGTATATATTTGGATACATGTGCCAGCTGAAAAGGTATTGTTTGCTTTCCTGATCAGTAAGCACAGATCACTTGGGTGGTCATGTAAACTTGTCATTTACTGAGGAAGTTTCCACCCATTGGATGGAAAGGGAAACAGTTCAGAGGCACTgtttagggtttggggttttttttgtttgttctaagACCTGGAGTTTTAGCATTTTGTTCCATATTGTctgttaaatgtattttgaattaataaATGTAAAGTGCTGAAGCAACTaagtggcagaaccaggcctcgTCCCTAGTGTAGCCCTAATcaaaggctggtttaaaacccaGTCCAGTTAGTCagtgggagaacagagaaacaacagatgatCAATTTGTGCacacaggtgctctcagaaacacagctgttcttggaaaaaaaattgtctacaagaataggaattgcttgttcaaagactaagcACGCTTGAAGGAGcgtgtgagttaaagcaggcagaaagaagatcaaGATCCAAGGAGGAGCCTGGAACCGAGGAGATGAATAACCTGGGACagagtcaggtgatggatttgcaGAACTGACAGGGCCAAAAGAAACTCCTAAAAACTTCAGACATTTGACTAATAATCTGATAAGCgtatataagctgtgctgtgTCCCCTGGTTCTCTGCCACTCAGTGGGATGGTGGCCTAGCTCTGAGTTGTGACTAAAGCAAGCCCAGTGGTACCCACATCTGTGTGAATTTCTCCTTTAACACCACCAATCGCTGGGGCTTATCCGCAGGACCCCACCATCCAGCCCCCGCCCCTGCACCTTGTGCCATGGGTTCCCCATGCTGCTGTCTCTCCCTAAGTAATGGGGTGGGGGCACAGACAAAAAGAAGCACCCGACTGTTAAAGCTGTCAGATGCAAAGGATTTAACCGTTTGAGCCACGTGGGTGCTTTATGGTACGGAGGCAATAAGTATTAATGCCCGGGCTGCGAGTGGGCAAAGGGCAGAGCGAAGCGAACCCTGCAGCCGCAGCGAGCAGTTCCCGCGGCCGGGCGGTGTGAACCGGGCCGAGATCCCGGGCAGCGCTCGCCCGGCCAGTGTTCAGCACAGGGTCGGTGGAGCGCTGCCGCCACCTGGCGGCCACGTGtcggtgctgcagccctggcgcCGCGCATGCGCGGTGGCGCCTCCCCACTCGGCGCCGCCTGCCGTTATTAACGGCACCGCGATCCCGCACTGCCTGTAGGGTGGTGCTGCGGCGCCCGCTGCTGCCGTCCCCCGAGCACGTTGCCAGCACGCGCTCGACACGGGAGTACAGAACTGCAGCGCCGCTGCAGCCCCGGGACAAACGCAGCCTGCGGGTCCTCGCTGCTGCAACGGCCCCGCCCCTAGCGagaaaccccccccccccaacctggAGACCGCGGGGGTGCGGGGTGGCTGCGCCCCTCCACGGTTTCAATTCCACGCGGTTCTGCCCTTGCGGGCCTCGAAGCTGCACGCCTCTGCGCTGAGCTGCTTTGCGCATGCGGGGCTAGAGCCCCCTCcgcgcatgcgctgcccttaggGTGCCAGTAACGCCACTGTGCACATGCGAATCTCGAATGCGTCACGCACGCACCCAACCAGCAGCCGCACCCCGAGCCGTCAGGCCAGTTCTACGCACACGCTGCCCTGAGCCTTGCCAGTAGCGCCACTGCGCGTGCGCCAACACCAGCTgcgggcagcaggcag
Coding sequences:
- the LOC129735793 gene encoding translation initiation factor IF-2-like, whose translation is MSKRKPGMSGVPQGYVLGPVLFNVFFSDTARCWHIGSRRQRAVLLPPGGQQSVLQRRRRACVVAHPHSALPAVVNGTAIPRVLRGGAAAPAAASRYGAAAAAPRARCRQALGAQNCIPALAASGGPRAAACVPGARALQEQHGGAPGAGRGAPGARRRRAPARRPPGGGRQGKLQPPAALGSRSAGGEPWPGAEGTEERKQEAAPRARVPAPGASPARQTRRACRCPRRSIAPAAGPQPQVPPALPWRRPAGPPLPLAKVLRQERLRAGPSGDGHGHLCFCPSAGGRAEAAAGCAAWGWRGLSLLGLAPRGAGAGGDRGARPGCGQELGRPGKGGEGIRGQAGSGCLLLRAQRAWPCGGGGGDQPRSPQQPGASVHSGVRVSPTAWGGPRCARERRAVSGRPRLARKSCDTVKGWGKKT